The genomic segment AGACAATGTATGATTGAGTACCGCATCTCCTGTTCCCGCCCTTCCATGATAACCGATGAAAAATGCGGCATCGCAGCTACTGTCGATCCCCTGCATCATGCAGAGAGGTTTAAAAAATCCACGGATGACATCTGCCTGTGGATGCAATTCTTCCAGTATGATATTGTTCATCGGTCCATGAGACTCATTGACGATAATTTGGGTAGCTCCTGCTTCCAGTGCACCCTCAATCGCCGCATTTACATCTTGTGTCAGCAGTCTTCTCCCCGCTTCGTAATGTCTGCGACCGGGGATAACATCCTCCCATTCGCTTAGTCCAGAAATCCCTTCCATATCCAGCGAAATAAACACCTTCATGAGAAATTGCCTCCCTATCTTTGATTAGATTGCTTTCGGCATTTGGCGCGATCCCAACGCCAAGCGCTTGATCTCACCGTCTGGATGGCGAACAAAGCGGATAAGTGAATCGACGTTGTGGCGCGTGAACAAAAACGTATCTTCGCCAACGGAACGCAGTGGGAACTCATCACTGCCTAGAACGAGTACGAGCTGTCTCTGTGCTTCATCGAATCTGATCTCTACTGCCTCTCCTTCTCCGGATTTATATGTACCAGGACATTGCTGCAAGTAAGCAAGCGGCACTTCACATTCGGAAAACGTGGCGAACTGCGTCTCGAGCGGGCGACCGAACATGCTGTTTAACAAGCCTAATGTCAGATTCGCAATGGGGGCATCATCCATGTTGGTCAAAAGAATGCCGGTTACTCCCGCCTCTGGAATGATGAACATTTGCGCGGTCATCCCTTTTAAGCCACCAGTATGGGTAAGTAAGGTGTACTCTTCGGAAAAGGGAAACACACCGAGTCCGTAACCATAGCTGCGGCTCAAATCAATACGGGTATGAGGGGTAGTCATTTGTGATGCGCTATCTCCCGAGATGATTCTCGCTCCATTTGAAAGTCCGCCTGTCCGATAGACATCCGCATACCGAAGCATGTCGCGTGCGGACGATTTGAGGAAGCCTGCTGCACGCATGGAGGGAGCGTCCCACCAACCGGGGGCACGTACTGCTTCACATACGCCATCATTCATGCGACGTGTGTACAGCATGGTCGTATTGTCGTTCTCGCCTAATTCCTCCACATGAAAAACCGTTCGTTCCATGCCAAGCGGCTGTAAAATATGTTCTTGGACGTAGGCTTCGTATGTTTTGCCGCTGACACGCTCAACAATCGCCCCAAGCAAGCCAAAAGCTTCGTTCGAATAGCTGAATTCTGTCCCCGCAGGTCCCAACAATTCAAAGGGCAGCTTTTCTATATATGACATGAGGTCTTCGAAGGTATCGATTGGGTGTTTACATTGCGCTTCAAAATGGTGGAGTAATTCTTCTGCTGTCGGATCGGCTTGTAAGCTGGGTAGCATGGCGGGAATGAGAGATGGAAGTGGTGGAAATCCGAGGGTGTGTGTCATGAAATGATGAATGGTAATACTCTTCGTTTGGGCTTCGTTCGGTGTACGAAATTCAGGCAAATACGTGATAACCGGATCATGCACGGAAAGCTTCCCTTCTTCCTGAAGCTGCATGATCGCCATACATGAAAACGACTTCGTAATCGATCCGATTCCAAATACCGTATCCAGATCGATGGGAGCTTGCTTTTCGCGGTCCCGATAACCAAACGCTTTTTCATAAGTGAGTTCTCCGTCTTTGGCTACAGCAATGATCGCACCGGGAACCTGAAAATCATCCATCAGCTTTTGGGCGTATGCTTCAAACGACGCTTCCCACTCATTCTTCTTCATGTCATGCCTCCTTAGGTTTATTACTTGCAAACAGGAAAGCAATTTCAGTTTTATTTTCGAAGTAGAAACTTCAAAAAAATAAGGATATGAAGTTCATGCACTAGTAGAATTATAAGGGGCAGATGAAAAAACGACAATATACAATTCTGAAAATAAATAATTTTCATAACGAAACGCAATCAAATATTGAATTATCCTGCCCGTTCGTTGAGCAAAGGCTGCGAGTGTTAACACCAGCAGCCTCTATTTGTGTTGTTCCACTATCGAACCCATTAGGCGGAACTGGCCGAGCCGTGTGGACATATGCGGATTCCAGCCGAAGCCCTCTCCATGTGGCAAATTCAAAGGGTTAGCCTACCATCTATGACCCGGCTATTTTTTTCCCCCTTGGTTGTCTGCTGTTGGCATCCGGTTCGACAGTGATGCCGATTTGATCAAAAGTCTGCCCTTCGGCGAGCTGGTAGGTCAGTATTCCGGATCCGTTTTCGTCCGGCTTGAATATGCCACCATTTTCCCTCGTGCTGTTTTTCAGCAGCCAAACCTGGTAAACCTGTGAACCTTCGACGCCGGGCAATTCGTGAACCTGCACCACCAAATTTTTCTCTGATCCCTGCTGGACAATATAGGCGATGCCGTTTGTTCCCGGGTGGCTTTGATTGGCCGCTTTTAAGGGAATCGCCGTTACAATTTCAATGGGAGTATTTTCAGCATGGCGATTTTTTACCTGTACATTCGCTACTCCAAGGCCAATAAACGCGAGCAACAGGACGGTCACGATACTGGCTGAAACTGGAGTGAACTGGCTTTTGAGCATCATGGCGAGCTTGCTCATCGTAGCCATGAATGTTTCCGTACCGCTTTTCCTTTTGTGCTCAAAAACAAACCCCAGCACCTCGCCTTTTAGCGATTCAGGCACCTCGATTTCGGCATAATCGAACGGCAAAGCATGCCAGGCCTGGGATAATTCCTGATATTCTTTCGTACACGCCGTACAATTCTTTACATGTTCAGCAAAGGCCATGTGTTCGCTCTCCTTGAGCTCATTTGCTATATATGGAATTAAATGATCACAAACCCTTCTCATTTTATATCCTCCGTTTCCAGATGCTTCCTCAATCCTTTAAGAGCCTGGTGAAGCCTGCTTTTAATCGTGCCGAGCGGCTCTTGTTCCAGCTTGGCGATCTCCGAAAGAGAATACCCTTTCCAATAAAGCAAATCGATTAATTTTCTTTGGGCCGTTGGCAATTTGTTTTTTGCCATCGCAATCTCATTCGTATTTACTCGTTGCTCGACTGCATTAACAGGGTCAGCGATCTCTACATGTTCCTCTCGATGGTATTGCGTATGCCTCTTCTCTTTTCGGAGATAGTCAATGCAAATATTGCGGGTAATCGTGAGGAGCCAATTTACAAAGCTGCCTTGAGTAGGATCGTAATGGCTGTTTGTTGTCCATAGCCTCAAAAAGACCAGCTGAATAATCTCTTTCGTCTTATCCTCATTCCCATTGCAAAACTTCATAACGAAGCCGTAAACAAGCTTTATATATCGATCATAGAGCTCCTCTAATGCGTGACCATTTTTTTCGTTTACCAATCGCATTAATTCCGCATCGTAATTTTCTTTCATGTGGCACTCCCTGCTTTTGGATAAAAATATACTGCCATAACACGATTTTAAAAGTAAAGATGGGAACGACCGCGACTGATCGTTCCCTGGGCAGGCTTATTCAAATGCTGTTTCGCTGTTTACGATAAACCATACATCTTTTACTCCTTGTCCGTTTACATCCCCTTCTTGCTGGTCTTTTGCATAATAATAGAGAGGAAAGCCTTTGTACGTAACCTGCTTCTTCCCGTTGTCTTCTCTTGTGATCGTATCGAAATCCTTTTTGTCAAAACCTTCCGGGACGGCGAAATCCTCCTGGGTAAATGCCGGCCAGTTTGCCAGGCAGTCTCCGCTGCAATTGCTTTTTCCTGCTTCGTCCTTTTTAAAGTAATACAGGGCCCTTCCCTGTGGATCCGCAAGGTACTTTCCAGCTTTCTCATTCTCCAAAAGCTGGAGGCTCTCAGCCGGGGCTAGTTCCGATTTCGTTTGTTCCGTTTGGGCTTGATCGGGTTGAACCGTCTCTGTTTTTACCTCCGTGCTTTTTCCGCAGGCAGCCAAAGCAAACATAATCGTAAGTATCGCAAGGGTAAAAACTGCTTTCTTCATGTATGTTCCTCCCAGTTTTTTAGATGTAAGACTCGTCCTTACTTCCAGCCCCATTTTTGAAAGATTTGGTGAGATTCTTCCGTTCTTAAATAATCAATAAATTGCTGTGCCTCTTTTTTCTGATCAGTGATTTTCGTCAGGGCGATCGGCGTTCCACGATAGAGCTTTTCTTCTTCGGGCAGTTTGACCAGGTCTGTCACATTCTGGAGGCGGTAATGCCACGATTCATAGGTAATCCAGGCGTCCAGGCTGGAATTCGATTTCCATCGTTCAATGGCTTCGGCACTCGACTTTACAGAAAGGTTAATATTTTGAGAAATGCCTTCGATCAGCCCTTTTCTGCCTGCCAGGTCTTCCCACAGGCCAAGCTGGCCAGCCCCATTCACATCAATAATTTTTACTCCCTTTTTCGTTAAATCCTCCAGGCTTTCAATTTTCTTAGGATTTCCTTTCCTCACCAATATTCCTGCAGCACGCGGGTAAAGCTCCGTACGTGATTTTGTGTCGATCATTTCGGGGTGGTTAAAGATGAAGTCCTGCAGCATATACTCGGAGCCACCGAAAATAATATCGGCATCTTGCTTTGCTTGGCCGATCCACTTGCCCTCTGGTCCGGCTGTTACTTCCACCTTCATTCCTGTTTTAGCTGAAAAATGTTCAGCAGCCTCCTTGATCGGTCCAAGTGGTCCACCTGGTCCGTACACCCGGATGACTTGATCACTTTGGCTTGATTTTGGTGTCGCCTGGGACGCCGGCTTACCGTCCATTTGTGCATAGGCTGACATTCCGACAGCAGTAAAGACATAGAGCAGTAGAGCTGCTAGGAACACGGTCTTCTTCATGATTCTTCCTCCATTTCACACATGTTTTTTACCGGTACTATCAAAGGAAACGAAGGGAGGCGGTAAACGGTTTGATTGCAATTGCGAAATAGTTGGAAAGTTTCATAAAGGAAAACTAGTCTGGTGAAAAATAAATAAAGATCTCCGCACAACCTACGCCAGCCTGGCCAGGTGTATGGCGATCTTTTTCATATTCTGACACGCTGATCGGTTGACTGCTTGAATTACCGGGACTTTCCCCCTGCCCGTAGGTGTTTTCATATCGGGAATAGGCTAAACGGTTTTATTCTCCTCTATAGCGATAACCTTCCTTGCTGCTTCTATGAATGATAATAGGATTGGTGAAAGCCACTTGTCTTTATGCCATAGCATCTGTGTATACACGTGCAAGTCCGGAATTTGCCATGGAAGAGCAACAAGTTCGCCCCGTTCAACTTCCGCTTTCGTTGTCATTTCAGGAAGAAAGGCAATACCGATTCCCGTAATTGCACATTGTTTAATGGCTTCGGCATTTTGAAACTCTAAATACGTAATACTATCAATGCCCTTTTTCTCAAATTGCCGGTCAAACATGGTTCGATAGGGACAACCCTTTTCATTCGTCAGGAACACCTGTCCGTGAAAATCTTCCAGCTGCAGTACAGTTAGTTTCGAGAGTGGGTGGTCTGGAGCGGCGAAAAAGCGGAAAGTTTCTTCCACCAATGGCTCCACTGCAAGTGCGCTCGAGCGAATGGGTTCGTCCAACATAAAGACGACATCCGCGGTTCCCTCAAAGAGCGTTTGCTTGAGTTGTTGATTTGGAACGGAGCGGAAGATGAGACGAACTCCCGGATAGCGCGAACGAAATAGGTGAAAGACAACTGGTAGCCGATAGGCGCAAAGAACCTCGTTAGCACTTATTGTTAGGGTGCCGCTTACATTCTCATTGTCATGAACGACACTGCGAGCTTCGTCCAATTTGTCTAGAACGCTTTGGATATGAGTTAAAAAGCGTTTACCCGCAGTTGTTAGAACGAGCTGCTTGCCCAAGCGGTCAAAGAGACGAACACCAAGCTCATCCTCCAATGCTTTTATTTGCATCGTGACGTTGGAAGGGACGTAGTTCAGCACTTCCGCTGCCCGACTGAAATTTAAAGTTGATGCCACCGTGCGGAATGTAATCAGTTGGCGCAATTCCATCATACGATCCCCCTTTACCTTCAAGATTATTGAATATTGCTTTGAATTTCATTCACTTTTGCTGAGACTATCACAGATCTATACTAACAACAAGAAATACATACTTGTATGGTTTCATTTTGAAGGGAGAGACAATACGATGGATTATGAGATTTTTGATTTGGGTGACGTTACCTTGCAATCAGGAGTGACGTTACCGAGCGCTTATCTTGCTTATAAGACTTATGGAAGATTGAATGAAAAGAAAGATAATGTCATCGTCTATCCAACTGCATTTGGCGACCAGCATGTTCAGAATGAATGGTTGATTGGAAACGGCATGGCACTAGATCCGCAGAAATATTTCATTATCGTTCCAAATCTGCTGGGCAACGGATTATCTTCGTCTCCCAGTAACACGCCTCCCCCATTCGACCGGGCTAATTTTCCGCAGGTAACCATTTATGACAACGTTACATTACAGCATCGGCTGGTGACCGAGAAATTCGGCATTCAAAAGATTGCTCTCGTAGTAGGGTGGTCAATGGGAGGCATTCAAGCATTCCAATGGGGGGCAAGTTATCCCGACATGGTGGAACGAATTGCACCTTTCGCCGGAGTTGCAAAGACATGGCCCCAAACGTATGTGGTCCTAGACGGCATGAGAGCTCCGCTCATGGCTGCGGCCCGCTTCGATTCAAATAAACTAAACCAGTTGACTTCTGCAGACATGCGCGCGGTTGGCCGTGTCTATGCAGGATGGGGTGTATCGCAGGCGTTTTACAGAGAGGAAGTTTATCGTGAGCTGGGATTTGACTCATTGGCAGATTTTGTGGCTGGCGTCTGGGAAAATAGCTTTATGAAGATGGATCCGCACAATGTCCTGGCCATGTTATGGACAGGCCAACATGCAGATATTAGTGCAAACCCCTCCTATAACGGAGATTTCGATGAGGCGCTCAAAAGCATTAAAGCGCTTGCCTGCGTCATGCCAGGGAGCACGGATCTCTTCTGCTCGGCAGACGATAACGAATACGAGGCTAAGCTAATACCTAATGCTATTTTTAAACCTATCGAATCGATCTGGGGCCATTTTGCCGGTCGTGGAATCAACAGTGCCGATAATAAATTTATTGATGACAATCTAAAACGCTTGTTGGGTCAACGCCTTGCATCCAATAGCCTCCGCACAAATAATTAAAAATGGCATGGAAGAAGGCCAAATTCGAAGGTTGAACGTAACGATAATAGCTTCGTTCAACCTTCTATGAATTTGGTCACTACCCAATAAACTGCGTCGATTCACAGCCTACTCTCGACATTAAGCCATGGGGTGCCCTTCTGTAGTGGTTCGGTTAATCGTTTGTTTCTGAGAACCTCTTGATTGTATCCGTATTTGACAAATTCGAATAACACGAACTATCACTATGACAAGATTTTGAAAAGAAGCTATTCCCAGCCAAATAATAATACTCGGCATCATCATAAAGATACCTTCCAAACTTAGCACTCGTTCGCCACCAAGAAATGTGATCATTTTCGGCAGGAAAAGGAGCTGGAATAACGGTAACATCATTAGGATGAAGGATAGGAATCTCAACCAACTAGGACGCTTCTTGTAGTGCGCTTCCCCTTTCTTTAACCGCCAAAAGCGGCGAATTCCCAAAAGCACCGTGATCAAGATGATGATACACATACCCGATTCAAGCATGGTATGAGTGAGAAAAGAATTTTCTGGCGGGGAATTAGTCAATATTCCCGACAATCCACTCACAAATGAATAATAATCGACGAAAGTATTCAAGCCACTGTTGAACAAGATGACAATGCCAAGCCTCTGATCAAGTATTACAAGTTCTTGCGCTTTGTAGGTCCACAAGATTCCTCCATGTTCGATTTGTGTTTTTTCATCAGCGGTTTTAGAGATTTCCCAGCCCAGACCATATGATCCCTTAGGACCTGTAGGTGAATGCATGGTTCTAATCCCCTCACTACTAAGCAGCTGCACATTGTTGTATTTTCCACCGTTTCCCTGTATGATCAACCATTTAGCCATGTCGTTGACTGTTGAAACCATCCCTGCCGCTCCTTCAACGAACCATTCCGGTTCTGCAGTAGCTATTGGTTTTCCAAATAGAAAATAGTGTCCTCTTGAAATTTCACTGGACTTTTCAACAAATTGACTTGTATTTGAGACATCAAAGGTACGATTCATTTCAAGTGGAGTGAAAATATGCCGTTGCAAATAATCAGGGAACTTTTCCTTGCTGACTACTTCTACCAACCGGGCTAACAGTTGGTAATTCGTATTATTGTAATGAAATTCTCTACCGGGGTCGCTATGGAGGGTAACTTCATGCAATCGTTGCACGACTTCTTCTAACGAGTTGGGCTGGGGATGAATCGTCATATCTGAGTAAACGGTGTCAGTCAAGCCGCTTGTATGACTCAACAGGTGACGAACCGTGATTGTCGATCCACGGGGATCATTCAGCTGAAACGAGGGAATATAGTGAGCAATCGGTTTGTCTAGATCCACTTTTCCGGACTCAGCTAGCTGCATGACAGCCAAAGCTGTAAATGATTTGCTCAACGAAGCAATAGCGAGTGGAGTATCAGCTGTGATCGGACTCTGATCAGCTGTTTTTCCATAACCTTTTGAGAAAATAACTCTGTCATCGCGGGTAATCGCTACCGCTAATCCCGGAATATGATTTTCTTCCATTTTCATTTGAATGAAACGATCGATTTGATCCTTAGGAAAGTCTTCTTGAGCAAAGGCACTATCAATAGAAGTAAGAAGGATAGTCAAACAAAAGATAAGAGTCAAAGTGAATTTGACATACACCGCCCACTGATATTTTTGTACTTTACACTGTAAATAGGTAATCAAACGTTATTCCCTTCCTTCATCCAGATTCCATTCACATTTCATGATGAGTAATTCTTCTTGAAGTTCTGCTGTCAGCTTCCCATTCATTTTTAGCATAAGAGTCTTTGCTATGGACAAACCCAGACCCGTGCCTCTGCCCGACCTTGTCGCATCAGACGTATAAAAACGGTCAAATAACTTTTCCACATCTTGCTGATTCAAATGGCGGGCATGATTGCTTACAGAAAAAATAACGGTCGAATCCTGCTTCTCAAGGCGAATCCTGACTGGGCCAACAGCGTGAGTAGCTGCATTTGCCAAGAGATTTTCCACAACACGCTTGATAGCCGATTCATCTGTATAAAGCAAGATTTTCTCGTTCGGCAATTGTATCAACGGTTCTAAAGCGCGTTCGTTGAACCGGTCGTAAAAGCCCAGTAAGACTTCCGAAACGAGCGTGTTCATGTCCACCTTTTCCAGGTCCAGCTCAAAGTCAGCATGGTCGATAACCGATAGATCGAAAAAATCATGTAACAACTCTTGCAAACGCTTCGTTCGGTTCTTGGCGGTCATCAAGTATTCCAGCTTCTCCGCCTCGCCTGCACCTTCCGACTCCATAAGCTGGATATACCCCAGGATGGATGTGAGTGGGG from the Brevibacillus brevis genome contains:
- a CDS encoding serine hydrolase domain-containing protein; translated protein: MKKNEWEASFEAYAQKLMDDFQVPGAIIAVAKDGELTYEKAFGYRDREKQAPIDLDTVFGIGSITKSFSCMAIMQLQEEGKLSVHDPVITYLPEFRTPNEAQTKSITIHHFMTHTLGFPPLPSLIPAMLPSLQADPTAEELLHHFEAQCKHPIDTFEDLMSYIEKLPFELLGPAGTEFSYSNEAFGLLGAIVERVSGKTYEAYVQEHILQPLGMERTVFHVEELGENDNTTMLYTRRMNDGVCEAVRAPGWWDAPSMRAAGFLKSSARDMLRYADVYRTGGLSNGARIISGDSASQMTTPHTRIDLSRSYGYGLGVFPFSEEYTLLTHTGGLKGMTAQMFIIPEAGVTGILLTNMDDAPIANLTLGLLNSMFGRPLETQFATFSECEVPLAYLQQCPGTYKSGEGEAVEIRFDEAQRQLVLVLGSDEFPLRSVGEDTFLFTRHNVDSLIRFVRHPDGEIKRLALGSRQMPKAI
- a CDS encoding anti-sigma factor, with the protein product MAFAEHVKNCTACTKEYQELSQAWHALPFDYAEIEVPESLKGEVLGFVFEHKRKSGTETFMATMSKLAMMLKSQFTPVSASIVTVLLLAFIGLGVANVQVKNRHAENTPIEIVTAIPLKAANQSHPGTNGIAYIVQQGSEKNLVVQVHELPGVEGSQVYQVWLLKNSTRENGGIFKPDENGSGILTYQLAEGQTFDQIGITVEPDANSRQPRGKKIAGS
- a CDS encoding RNA polymerase sigma factor — translated: MKENYDAELMRLVNEKNGHALEELYDRYIKLVYGFVMKFCNGNEDKTKEIIQLVFLRLWTTNSHYDPTQGSFVNWLLTITRNICIDYLRKEKRHTQYHREEHVEIADPVNAVEQRVNTNEIAMAKNKLPTAQRKLIDLLYWKGYSLSEIAKLEQEPLGTIKSRLHQALKGLRKHLETEDIK
- a CDS encoding COG4315 family predicted lipoprotein; translated protein: MKKAVFTLAILTIMFALAACGKSTEVKTETVQPDQAQTEQTKSELAPAESLQLLENEKAGKYLADPQGRALYYFKKDEAGKSNCSGDCLANWPAFTQEDFAVPEGFDKKDFDTITREDNGKKQVTYKGFPLYYYAKDQQEGDVNGQGVKDVWFIVNSETAFE
- a CDS encoding substrate-binding domain-containing protein — protein: MKKTVFLAALLLYVFTAVGMSAYAQMDGKPASQATPKSSQSDQVIRVYGPGGPLGPIKEAAEHFSAKTGMKVEVTAGPEGKWIGQAKQDADIIFGGSEYMLQDFIFNHPEMIDTKSRTELYPRAAGILVRKGNPKKIESLEDLTKKGVKIIDVNGAGQLGLWEDLAGRKGLIEGISQNINLSVKSSAEAIERWKSNSSLDAWITYESWHYRLQNVTDLVKLPEEEKLYRGTPIALTKITDQKKEAQQFIDYLRTEESHQIFQKWGWK
- a CDS encoding LysR family transcriptional regulator — its product is MELRQLITFRTVASTLNFSRAAEVLNYVPSNVTMQIKALEDELGVRLFDRLGKQLVLTTAGKRFLTHIQSVLDKLDEARSVVHDNENVSGTLTISANEVLCAYRLPVVFHLFRSRYPGVRLIFRSVPNQQLKQTLFEGTADVVFMLDEPIRSSALAVEPLVEETFRFFAAPDHPLSKLTVLQLEDFHGQVFLTNEKGCPYRTMFDRQFEKKGIDSITYLEFQNAEAIKQCAITGIGIAFLPEMTTKAEVERGELVALPWQIPDLHVYTQMLWHKDKWLSPILLSFIEAARKVIAIEENKTV
- a CDS encoding alpha/beta fold hydrolase is translated as MDYEIFDLGDVTLQSGVTLPSAYLAYKTYGRLNEKKDNVIVYPTAFGDQHVQNEWLIGNGMALDPQKYFIIVPNLLGNGLSSSPSNTPPPFDRANFPQVTIYDNVTLQHRLVTEKFGIQKIALVVGWSMGGIQAFQWGASYPDMVERIAPFAGVAKTWPQTYVVLDGMRAPLMAAARFDSNKLNQLTSADMRAVGRVYAGWGVSQAFYREEVYRELGFDSLADFVAGVWENSFMKMDPHNVLAMLWTGQHADISANPSYNGDFDEALKSIKALACVMPGSTDLFCSADDNEYEAKLIPNAIFKPIESIWGHFAGRGINSADNKFIDDNLKRLLGQRLASNSLRTNN
- a CDS encoding serine hydrolase domain-containing protein → MITYLQCKVQKYQWAVYVKFTLTLIFCLTILLTSIDSAFAQEDFPKDQIDRFIQMKMEENHIPGLAVAITRDDRVIFSKGYGKTADQSPITADTPLAIASLSKSFTALAVMQLAESGKVDLDKPIAHYIPSFQLNDPRGSTITVRHLLSHTSGLTDTVYSDMTIHPQPNSLEEVVQRLHEVTLHSDPGREFHYNNTNYQLLARLVEVVSKEKFPDYLQRHIFTPLEMNRTFDVSNTSQFVEKSSEISRGHYFLFGKPIATAEPEWFVEGAAGMVSTVNDMAKWLIIQGNGGKYNNVQLLSSEGIRTMHSPTGPKGSYGLGWEISKTADEKTQIEHGGILWTYKAQELVILDQRLGIVILFNSGLNTFVDYYSFVSGLSGILTNSPPENSFLTHTMLESGMCIIILITVLLGIRRFWRLKKGEAHYKKRPSWLRFLSFILMMLPLFQLLFLPKMITFLGGERVLSLEGIFMMMPSIIIWLGIASFQNLVIVIVRVIRICQIRIQSRGSQKQTINRTTTEGHPMA
- a CDS encoding sensor histidine kinase, which codes for MLIVVCAACAIAVVTMIRLYGMKREIKRVTHQLQSYTKGSTEKKIDIALFDQDLETLTEEINKLLTLIVEANALRRRTENELKQGIANISHDLRTPLTSILGYIQLMESEGAGEAEKLEYLMTAKNRTKRLQELLHDFFDLSVIDHADFELDLEKVDMNTLVSEVLLGFYDRFNERALEPLIQLPNEKILLYTDESAIKRVVENLLANAATHAVGPVRIRLEKQDSTVIFSVSNHARHLNQQDVEKLFDRFYTSDATRSGRGTGLGLSIAKTLMLKMNGKLTAELQEELLIMKCEWNLDEGRE